The segment AGCGCCCTGCTTGAGCAGTTCCACCGCCGCACAGACGCTGGGCGGGGCGACGAACCAGCCGACACGGAGCGTCGGAGCCAGGATCTTCGACGCACTCGACAGTCGGATGACGCGATCGCTGTGACATGCGATCGGCAGCGGCGGATACTCGATACCGGAATCCGTTGTGTCGAAGAAGATCTCACCGTACGGGTCGTCCTCGATCACCCAGAATCCGTAGCGATCCGCGAGCGCCGCGAGGTGGCGTCGACGCTGCTCGCTCATCGTGACTCCACGCGGATTGTGGAAGTTGGCGACGGTGTGGACCACCGCAGGCCGCAGTCCGGCCGTCAGTCTGCGTTCGAGTTCGTCGGTATCCATTCCGGTATCGGTGTTGGGAATGGACTCGATGCGCGCTCCCGCGATCGAGAAGACCTGCAGCGCACCGGTGTACGCGGGTTCGTCGACCACGACGACAGCGCCCGGGTCGATCAAGGCCTGCGCGAGCAATGCCAGGGCCTGCTGCGAACCGTGCGTCACGATGACGGACTCGACCGCAACGGGCACTCCCCCGCGCGCAAGCGTTTCCCTGGCCGCAACGATGCTGCGCAGAGTGCGGTGGCCGGATGTCTCGCAGTACTGGACCGCGTCGGGGCGACGAAGCACAGCCTGCGCTGCTGCGGCGATGCGGTCGATAGGGATCAGGTCGGTGGCCGGTAGACCTCCGGCCAGGCTGATCACATCGTCGCGCGCTGTGAGAGCGAGGAGGTCACGAATGGCCGAGCTGGTGAGCGATTCGGTGCGCCCGGCC is part of the Rhodococcus sp. SBT000017 genome and harbors:
- a CDS encoding PLP-dependent aminotransferase family protein, whose amino-acid sequence is MSSAYLPAGLAGRTESLTSSAIRDLLALTARDDVISLAGGLPATDLIPIDRIAAAAQAVLRRPDAVQYCETSGHRTLRSIVAARETLARGGVPVAVESVIVTHGSQQALALLAQALIDPGAVVVVDEPAYTGALQVFSIAGARIESIPNTDTGMDTDELERRLTAGLRPAVVHTVANFHNPRGVTMSEQRRRHLAALADRYGFWVIEDDPYGEIFFDTTDSGIEYPPLPIACHSDRVIRLSSASKILAPTLRVGWFVAPPSVCAAVELLKQGADLCGSSMTQLMAAEMLGDTAWLNAHLTVLRREYGSRATALTTALVAEFGPRLIVSRPAGGMFAWVTFRDGTDTGELLDAALDHGVAFVPGTAFASGAQYRHSLRLSFAGSTPTVLADAVRRLGAAHSAGSAPDGPGAVA